In Camelina sativa cultivar DH55 chromosome 17, Cs, whole genome shotgun sequence, the genomic stretch TTTTTGTTAGtctatgtatatttatattaataattgttCTGCGTATCCGTTGGCTAATACAGAACGCAAAGTTGCTTTTCAAAGTCTTGGATCTTCTTGAATCAAAActaagttgaaaaaaaaaggagagagctCAGGAGTGTGGCGAGTACATCTGGGAAATCAGAAGATTGCGAAGGACCCAACCAACGCTGAAGCCAATATCATCACAGCTCATGCACcagccgggaatcgaacccgggtctgtaCCGTGGCAGGGTACTATTCTACCACTAGACCACTGGTGCTTTGATGAATGTTGTTATAAGTTACACATATATACCTTTATCCCATTtcataacttcttcttttcacaTCGGGTTGGGTGGgtagatattttaactcgcatTGGAGTAGGTGTATCTAACGAAAATAATTAGAACTGAGTAGTGTAGATTCATAAAAAGGAGtctaaaaaccaaacatatgATTTGAGTATCCATAAATACGAGcctaaaaatcaaatatatgttttcagtGTTTGATGAATATAGCCACAGACTTTTGAATACAGGGTTGTAATAACTaaatccaaagaaaaacaaaaacctgctGTGTATAATAAAAATGGATCATCAAAGCTGTTCCCTTTTCCTCCCCTCACTCtctacttcatttttttttctcccccaTACGGTGTGTGGAAGGGTTGTTGATTTTTTCAGTCTCCCCTACTTCTCTGCTATGCGAtttaaaaaagagaacaaaaacaaaagaagagaaactaaaaagtttttcttttgacaaatcTGGTACAAAGAGcgttgatatttaaaaaaaaaaaaaaaatagcgatCATCAAAGCTTTAGGCTTGAAAATCTTTATTTGAGTTCCATACAGGAGCCACCGTCTTTTGCACTCCACCACCATCTGATAACACTCCGCTTCCATTTTCTGCTGCTATTAGCGGATCTTTCTCGCTCTCCTTCATCTGACAAACCCAAAGCACAAGGACGGATCTCACATCagtttttgttattcttatACAGAAACAAAACTAAGCAATATAACAGTCAGTATAGTATAGACCTCAAGGAGTAGTTGACCTTTACAAACACTAACAATGCCTAGGACAAAAAAacgctttcttttgttttgaatcatATGAGAGAAGTAGTTGAGTACTTTTTATCAGGGATCAATTTATTAGTGTCCAGATTTCACTATATAGcggaagagagagatgaagatatATACCTGTGGCAACTGAGTTGATGTTTCACTTGCCTTCTGCTGAGTCTCAATCGAACAGTAGTAGGAATAAACAACCATTCCAATCACAGCGACCAGAATCCCGAGAATGTTGCGCCAGTCAAATGGGTCTCGCAGCAACACATAGCCAAATGCTAGAACCAGGCATGTTTTGAGATGTCCCAGAACTTGATATGTGACAGGAGATGTCTTTCCAATGACAAGAAAAGTGCTGAAGTTAACAGAGACTGATATGAGGCAGGACAGGACAATGAAGAACTGCACTCAACAAAGAAGCACTCGTAAAAATATGCAGAATCGACATAGAAGCAAGAAGATTGGTAATTAATTTTGGTAGAATTCCTAGCAGATTGAGTCTCACCACTACTTGAGAAGTGTACTTGAAGGCAAACACGTTCTGGTTGGTAAGGAGCCCATCCAAAAATGGCCCAGTGACGAAAAGTGTGATTGCTTGATATGGGCAAGACTGATACAGAAGTTGCGTGGATGAAACTTTGAACTTCTTCTGGATGGTATTTGTCATCTGTGTACATTTGGTTAAGATAACAGCATTGGATTGGCTTAAGACAAGATATATAGAAagttgaaagaacaaagcaatgAGAAAAGAAAGGCTAAAGCATAGGATACAATTTGAGCAACACAGGTTGTGATCACAGCCAGCACTGACAAGATAGAACCCAGCATATTAAGCTGAAGATCTGTGACGGTAGCGATTCCAACACCAAGGAGAAGGATGGTTAATGAAAACTGGATTTTCCGactgcaaacaaaataaaagtgtgtCATAAAATAGGCCCTTGACCTGAAACTAGCTACAGAAACTCATGAAGCCATGATAATGTCTGAGGATGAATTATCAACACAAAGGGACATAAGACTATCACTAagcttctttcctttttttggttttaagacTATCATTAAGTTACGGTACTATTACACAGTATATCAAATTAGAACTTTATGTTAATTCAACCAGAAATGCATGACCATGAGAAGATAGATGCCGTACATAATAGCTTCCACCACATAAACAATCATAACCGCGTTAATGGGAGAGATATAAAAAGTAACAGAACGTTGAGAGCTAACCTGAACTTTTTCCTGAAAAAGAGGGTCTCCAAGAGAACAGTGCAGGGAATAATTGCTAGTTTCGTCATCTATTATTAAAGGAAAGAGAAGAGGGTTAGAACAGCAGAAGCTAAAATGGATATCGCATCATACAGTAGCTGAAATGACAAATATACCTGGTAGAAACCGACGGAATTAAAGCCCAGGCTGAGGTTCAGTAGTCCTATGGATATCCCATTCAATATGCCAAACCCCATCACAGCTCGTGGATCAAAAGGCTTGTGCTCGAACATCTTCATCCATAATGCCACATGAAGGGAACAAAATGTGACCAAAAGATGCCAACTTGTCAAAGTAGTCGCTGCACATACAAAATAGAGTAAGTACAGAAAATCAATTGCATTAAATGGGGGGGGTAGAACAGTGTCTTGCTCACTATAATACTACATCAGAACTGTCGGTGTATCTTAGGATAAAAAAATAAGTTCCCCAGAAAAAAGAGCTAAAGAGTAAACACAAGGACCTCATAAAGTAAGAAGACATTTACACAAACATCACTTTCAAAGTCACAGAGAAGACATTTACACAAATATCACTATCAAAGTCACAGTAGCATCTACATTCGAAAACGTTTGTATTACATACCAAGAATATGAAACTTTCTTAAACACATACAGTACAATCATGAAGGCAATTATGGATCATAAGGAGGCAAAGAGATAGTATGAAGTAAAATGAGCTATATAATCTCTATTAAATT encodes the following:
- the LOC104754851 gene encoding uncharacterized membrane protein At1g06890-like, which gives rise to MSEGQKFQLGTIGALSLSVVSSVSIVICNKALISTLGFTFATTLTSWHLLVTFCSLHVALWMKMFEHKPFDPRAVMGFGILNGISIGLLNLSLGFNSVGFYQMTKLAIIPCTVLLETLFFRKKFSRKIQFSLTILLLGVGIATVTDLQLNMLGSILSVLAVITTCVAQIMTNTIQKKFKVSSTQLLYQSCPYQAITLFVTGPFLDGLLTNQNVFAFKYTSQVVFFIVLSCLISVSVNFSTFLVIGKTSPVTYQVLGHLKTCLVLAFGYVLLRDPFDWRNILGILVAVIGMVVYSYYCSIETQQKASETSTQLPQMKESEKDPLIAAENGSGVLSDGGGVQKTVAPVWNSNKDFQA